One Primulina huaijiensis isolate GDHJ02 chromosome 8, ASM1229523v2, whole genome shotgun sequence genomic region harbors:
- the LOC140982878 gene encoding LOW QUALITY PROTEIN: E3 ubiquitin-protein ligase UPL1-like (The sequence of the model RefSeq protein was modified relative to this genomic sequence to represent the inferred CDS: substituted 1 base at 1 genomic stop codon), whose product YPPLSRVLFDKGALLFTTVRNNPTFQPNPNFVYQTEHLSYFRFVGRVVAKALFDGQLLDVYFTRSFYKHILGVKVTYHDIEAVDPDYYKNLKWMLENDVSDIPDLTFSIDADEEKRILYEKTXVTDYELKPGGRNIRVTEETKHECVDVVADHILTNAIRPQINSFLEGFDELVPRELVSIFNDKELELLISSLPEIDLDDLKANTEYTGYTAASIVVQWFWEVVKGFNKEDMARLLQFVTGTSKVPLEGFKALQGISGPQRFQIHKAYGAPERLPSAHTCFNQLDLPEYSSKEQLQERVLLAIHEASEGFGFG is encoded by the exons TATCCACCACTGTCAAGGGTCCTATTTGACAAAGGAGCTCTTCTTTTCACCACTGTCAGAAACAATCCAACTTTTCAGCCAAATCCCAATTTTGTTTATCAAACCGAACATCTCTCTTATTTCAGATTTGTAGGCCGTGTG GTTGCCAAAGCGCTGTTTGATGGACAATTGCTGGATGTTTATTTCACTCGCTCCTTCTACAAGCACATCCTTGGTGTGAAGGTGACTTACCATGACATAGAGGCCGTTGATCCTGATTACTATAAAAATCTGAAATGGATGCTTGAG AATGATGTGAGTGATATACCAGATTTGACATTTAGCATAGATGCGGATGAAGAAAAACGCATCCTTTATGAGAAAACATAG GTTACTGATTATGAGCTGAAGCCGGGAGGAAGAAACATAAGAGTAACGGAAGAAACAAAGCATGAATGTGTAGATGTTGTAGCTGACCACATTTTGACAAATGCTATCCGGCCTCAGATCAATTCCTTTCTTGAAGGTTTCGATGAATTAGTACCCCGAGAACTTGTATCTATTTTTAATGATAAAGAGCTTGAATTATTAATTAGCAGTCTTCCTGAAATTGACT TGGATGATCTGAAGGCCAACACTGAGTATACGGGCTACACAGCAGCCTCAATTGTTGTTCAGTGGTTTTGGGAGGTTGTCAAGGGTTTCAATAAGGAAGATATGGCAAGATTGCTTCAGTTTGTGACTGGAACCTCCAAG GTTCCTTTAGAAGGTTTTAAGGCATTGCAAGGAATATCTGGTCCCCAGAGATTTCAGATTCACAAAGCATATGGAGCTCCGGAGAGACTTCCTTCAGCTCATACCTG CTTTAACCAGTTGGACCTACCAGAGTACTCTTCAAAGGAACAACTTCAAGAACGTGTGCTGCTAGCAATCCACGAAGCTAGCGAAGGATTTGGATTTGGTTAA
- the LOC140982841 gene encoding sulfate transporter 4.1, chloroplastic-like isoform X1, with the protein MAEITFSSPSAGDLATRQPVKIIHLQHPSSSPKATLSSLANNHGAFSTWKAKLKRMTLMDWIQLFLPCSRWISTYKWREYLHPDLMAGITVGIMLVPQSMSYAKLAGLRPIYGLYSGFVPIFVYAIFGSSRQLAIGPVALTSLLVSNVLGNIVDSSEQLYTDLAILLALMVGVLECIMGLLRLGWIIRFISHSVISGFTTASAIVIALSQAKYFLGYSVERSSKIIPLVKSIIYGADKFLWPPFVMGSIILAIILNMKHLGQTRKNLQFLRAAGPLTAVVLGTAFVKVYHPSSISLVGEIPQGLPKFSVPKAFGHIKSLIPTTILITGVAILESVGIAKALAAKNGYELDSNQELFGLGVANIVGSFFSAYPTTGSFSRSAVNHESGAKTGLSGLLMGIIMGCALQFLTPLFESIPQCALAAIVISAVLGLVDYGEAIFLWRVDKRDFLLWTITCIVTLFLGIEIGVLAGVGVSLAFVIHESANPHIAILGRLPGTTVYRNTQQYPEAYTYNGIVIVRIDAPIYFANISYIKDRLREYEIEGDGSTKRGPEVTRVHFVILEMAPITYVDSSAVQALKDLHQEYKSRDIQIAISNPNREVLLTLTKAGVVDLIGKEWYFVRVHDAVQVCLQHVQSLNDSSPSPRTPMSMLEDKPSLFQRFFKYKPQESSPSQLESGSRQSLISKDESNHLEPLLTKKS; encoded by the exons ATGGCGGAGATAACTTTCTCCTCCCCCAGCGCCGGCGACCTCGCCACTCGACAACCGGTGAAAATCATACACCTGCAGCACCCTTCCAGCTCTCCCAAAGCCACCTTGTCCTCTTTGGCAAATAATCATGGTGCTTTCTCCACATGGAAAGCCAAGTTGAAGCGGATGACTTTGATGGATTGGATTCAGCTCTTCCTGCCTTGCTCCCGTTGGATTAGCACCTACAAATGGCGCGAATATCTGCACCCAGACCTCATGGCTGGCATCACTGTCGGCATCATGCTTGTTCCTCAG TCCATGTCCTATGCAAAGCTAGCAGGGCTGCGACCCATTTATGGACTTT ATTCTGGTTTTGTGCCTATATTCGTATATGCCATTTTCGGGTCATCTCGCCAGCTTGCCATCGGGCCTGTTGCCTTGACTTCCCTCTTGGTCTCAAATGTATTGGGAAACATAGTGGACTCATCGGAACAGTTGTACACGGATCTTGCTATACTGCTGGCACTTATGGTTGGTGTTTTGGAATGTATTATGGGGCTTTTAAG GCTTGGATGGATAATTCGGTTCATCAGCCATTCTGTGATTTCTGGTTTTACTACCGCTTCAGCCATTGTTATTGCCCTGTCTCAGGCAAAATATTTCCTGGGCTACAGTGTAGAACGAAGCAGCAAAATAATTCCGTTGGTTAAGAGCATAATTTATGGTGCAGATAAG TTCTTGTGGCCACCTTTCGTCATGGGCTCTATTATATTAGCCATCATTCTAAACATGAAGCACTTG GGACAAACCAGGAAAAATTTGCAGTTTTTACGGGCAGCTGGTCCCCTCACAGCTGTTGTGCTGGGTACCGCCTTTGTGAAAGTATACCATCCATCTTCAATTTCATTG GTTGGTGAAATTCCTCAAGGTCTGCCAAAGTTCTCTGTCCCAAAAGCATTTGGACATATAAAGTCTCTGATTCCAACAACAATTCTCATCACTGGCGTGGCTATTTTG GAATCTGTAGGGATTGCCAAGGCATTAGCAGCAAAGAATGGATATGAGTTGGATTCTAATCAAGAG TTATTTGGTCTTGGTGTTGCAAACATTGTTGGTTCATTCTTTTCTGCATATCCTACCACAG GCTCATTTTCTAGGTCAGCTGTGAATCATGAAAGTGGAGCAAAAACAGGCTTGTCTGGGCTACTAATGGGAATCATCATGGGCTGTGCACTTCAGTTTTTGACACCATTATTTGAATCTATACCCCAG TGTGCTCTGGCTGCAATTGTGATTTCTGCTGTTCTTGGACTG GTGGATTACGGTGAGGCTATCTTCTTGTGGCGTGTAGATAAGAGAGACTTCCTTCTCTGGACCATTACTTGCATTGTGACCTTGTTCCTTGGTATAGAGATTGGTGTGCTTGCCGGT GTTGGTGTTTCACTTGCTTTTGTCATCCATGAATCAGCTAATCCACATATTG CTATATTGGGCCGTCTACCTGGCACCACTGTCTATAGGAACACCCAACAGTACCCAGAAGCATATACTTACAACGGAATAGTGATTGTTCGGATAGATGCACCTATCTATTTCGCAAATATAAGTTACATCAAGGACAG GCTGCGAGAGTATGAAATTGAAGGTGATGGATCTACAAAACGTGGACCTGAAGTTACAAGAGTTCATTTTGTAATCCTTGAGATGGCAC CCATCACTTACGTAGACTCTAGTGCTGTTCAGGCTTTAAAAGACTTGCATCAAGAATATAAGTCACGGGACATTCAG ATTGCCATTTCCAATCCAAATCGAGAAGTTCTGCTGACGCTAACAAAAGCTGGAGTGGTCGACCTGATAGGGAAAGAATGGTATTTTGTTAGAGTACACGACGCAGTCCAAGTTTGTCTTCAACATGTGCAGAGCTTAAATGATTCATCACCATCCCCTAGGACGCCAATGTCAATGCTGGAGGACAAACCGAGCCTTTTCCaaagattttttaaatataaaccacaaGAATCATCCCCATCTCAACTGGAATCAGGTAGCAGGCAAAGTCTCATCTCTAAAGATGAAAGCAATCATTTAGAGCCACTACTAACAAAGAAGTCATga
- the LOC140982841 gene encoding sulfate transporter 4.1, chloroplastic-like isoform X2, translated as MARISAPRPHGWHHCRHHACSSVHVLCKASRAATHLWTLFWFCAYIRICHFRVISPACHRACCLDFPLGLKCIGKHSGLIGTVVHGSCYTAGTYGWCFGMYYGAFKAKYFLGYSVERSSKIIPLVKSIIYGADKFLWPPFVMGSIILAIILNMKHLGQTRKNLQFLRAAGPLTAVVLGTAFVKVYHPSSISLVGEIPQGLPKFSVPKAFGHIKSLIPTTILITGVAILESVGIAKALAAKNGYELDSNQELFGLGVANIVGSFFSAYPTTGSFSRSAVNHESGAKTGLSGLLMGIIMGCALQFLTPLFESIPQCALAAIVISAVLGLVDYGEAIFLWRVDKRDFLLWTITCIVTLFLGIEIGVLAGVGVSLAFVIHESANPHIAILGRLPGTTVYRNTQQYPEAYTYNGIVIVRIDAPIYFANISYIKDRLREYEIEGDGSTKRGPEVTRVHFVILEMAPITYVDSSAVQALKDLHQEYKSRDIQIAISNPNREVLLTLTKAGVVDLIGKEWYFVRVHDAVQVCLQHVQSLNDSSPSPRTPMSMLEDKPSLFQRFFKYKPQESSPSQLESGSRQSLISKDESNHLEPLLTKKS; from the exons ATGGCGCGAATATCTGCACCCAGACCTCATGGCTGGCATCACTGTCGGCATCATGCTTGTTCCTCAG TCCATGTCCTATGCAAAGCTAGCAGGGCTGCGACCCATTTATGGACTTT ATTCTGGTTTTGTGCCTATATTCGTATATGCCATTTTCGGGTCATCTCGCCAGCTTGCCATCGGGCCTGTTGCCTTGACTTCCCTCTTGGTCTCAAATGTATTGGGAAACATAGTGGACTCATCGGAACAGTTGTACACGGATCTTGCTATACTGCTGGCACTTATGGTTGGTGTTTTGGAATGTATTATGGGGCTTTTAAG GCAAAATATTTCCTGGGCTACAGTGTAGAACGAAGCAGCAAAATAATTCCGTTGGTTAAGAGCATAATTTATGGTGCAGATAAG TTCTTGTGGCCACCTTTCGTCATGGGCTCTATTATATTAGCCATCATTCTAAACATGAAGCACTTG GGACAAACCAGGAAAAATTTGCAGTTTTTACGGGCAGCTGGTCCCCTCACAGCTGTTGTGCTGGGTACCGCCTTTGTGAAAGTATACCATCCATCTTCAATTTCATTG GTTGGTGAAATTCCTCAAGGTCTGCCAAAGTTCTCTGTCCCAAAAGCATTTGGACATATAAAGTCTCTGATTCCAACAACAATTCTCATCACTGGCGTGGCTATTTTG GAATCTGTAGGGATTGCCAAGGCATTAGCAGCAAAGAATGGATATGAGTTGGATTCTAATCAAGAG TTATTTGGTCTTGGTGTTGCAAACATTGTTGGTTCATTCTTTTCTGCATATCCTACCACAG GCTCATTTTCTAGGTCAGCTGTGAATCATGAAAGTGGAGCAAAAACAGGCTTGTCTGGGCTACTAATGGGAATCATCATGGGCTGTGCACTTCAGTTTTTGACACCATTATTTGAATCTATACCCCAG TGTGCTCTGGCTGCAATTGTGATTTCTGCTGTTCTTGGACTG GTGGATTACGGTGAGGCTATCTTCTTGTGGCGTGTAGATAAGAGAGACTTCCTTCTCTGGACCATTACTTGCATTGTGACCTTGTTCCTTGGTATAGAGATTGGTGTGCTTGCCGGT GTTGGTGTTTCACTTGCTTTTGTCATCCATGAATCAGCTAATCCACATATTG CTATATTGGGCCGTCTACCTGGCACCACTGTCTATAGGAACACCCAACAGTACCCAGAAGCATATACTTACAACGGAATAGTGATTGTTCGGATAGATGCACCTATCTATTTCGCAAATATAAGTTACATCAAGGACAG GCTGCGAGAGTATGAAATTGAAGGTGATGGATCTACAAAACGTGGACCTGAAGTTACAAGAGTTCATTTTGTAATCCTTGAGATGGCAC CCATCACTTACGTAGACTCTAGTGCTGTTCAGGCTTTAAAAGACTTGCATCAAGAATATAAGTCACGGGACATTCAG ATTGCCATTTCCAATCCAAATCGAGAAGTTCTGCTGACGCTAACAAAAGCTGGAGTGGTCGACCTGATAGGGAAAGAATGGTATTTTGTTAGAGTACACGACGCAGTCCAAGTTTGTCTTCAACATGTGCAGAGCTTAAATGATTCATCACCATCCCCTAGGACGCCAATGTCAATGCTGGAGGACAAACCGAGCCTTTTCCaaagattttttaaatataaaccacaaGAATCATCCCCATCTCAACTGGAATCAGGTAGCAGGCAAAGTCTCATCTCTAAAGATGAAAGCAATCATTTAGAGCCACTACTAACAAAGAAGTCATga